A stretch of the Rhinoderma darwinii isolate aRhiDar2 chromosome 3, aRhiDar2.hap1, whole genome shotgun sequence genome encodes the following:
- the UACA gene encoding uveal autoantigen with coiled-coil domains and ankyrin repeats isoform X3: MTPWFTCSSKHKQTADWNKYDERLMRSAERGDVEKISSTLAKKGVNPSKLDLEGRSAFHVVASKGHLECLNAILLHGVDLIAPDAAGRNALHLSAKFGHSLCLQKLLQFNCPTENVDLQGRTALHDAAMSDCCSSVQLLCDHGALVNAKDLDGRTPLALATQMCRPAICQLLKEKGADINARDKQHKTPLMLGCEYGCREAVEVLLRAGADVTLVDTLGHDCAYYSRIGDNLEILSLIRTAVGSSPRGAEPIRSMVSLRSKWAKYNSKEETPAKSKDQSQDLETENEDLRDRVRKVQQEQRALLEKVGGLQHQLSQEQMMTDDLENEREELKSLLEAKEKELEESLRTMENLRGKLRYYEQKNHSAPNSPFSNGKEDLVMKQNLVLHADPQLAAHLPARSQLRPLELPGENAGKEQDTIRRYYEMAREETVRLQQELSRRSSECVTLASERDRSKAESDKQIRQLEEALRDVQKRMLDSESKVKQMQTHFLALKDHLTKEALNGTSRAEELQEQLQEIKSKYEGASAEVGKLRNQLRHNELLVQELRREDARLRKENRRLQDELALCEEEKERAERRAQEKAEQLALAVTTDKFENMRCLLTNEVNERSRSLEETEQELTKVRDDLENANREKKRSEEKWDMLKKELDELKVKNGTLSREGEKLKTEKTLLQRQIEELKGEMRSQHIPAQLHAETKRACEETIALLSQKLVESEASHRKAEQEQEGLLKERKTLKEGMMLLQSSTTSREEHEKNMKDMQIRIRELEKQLAEVSKKHEEEAKRSNSLLSENANLRENHIPLTTHLQTSASLTAELEKTKAEVTTTRKRLESETKEITMVQRELERNVAKQTALQAQLDRESALKSDMQKQLKIEVAKQAELQEKLKCEIAKTAGLRDQATKEATARAELQTHLHNIKKQLSSDFVMQKEHEEKVAELQKCKEQIEQEYMQVHASYQHEKEEVRRLQVALKEQSAELDTLQHCITEKYAPLTSIEEKEKKFQAIRNEMESELQKQRRVTQAAQDDLSKQQQETLNLRKELEIAECSLAEERMSRKGEGSSMLSELEHLRGCIEQFQKKEIDFKEKNDVLQEENLQVTRKLKEMQESLGCQYIPIEKHNELQSILNNTKTTLEAELQAKAFLSEKMQEKVQNLEKELEKQKAGSVSSTLHAEEKEAWQRSAAAAEQKLREKDEKWSLAEQEMNKLREELKKAHKNLDERERYSNREKNDFSVVRIALEQRVAQLEEASNRFREDSNRAAKDLQEALRQSEKLRQKSSGQEQEINKLMERHKQSLSTMEGLKETIQRSGGDLESKDKQIRSLLNDVDRLKQSLSLLPEKTQSAEALQNQIKSLQCQLDDTHRRHQEIISIYRAHLLNAVQGHMDADVQDALLQIIHMRQEIVC, from the exons ATTCCATGTTGTTGCTTCGAAGGGTCACCTGGAATGTCTGAATGCCATCCTCTTACATGGGGTCGATCTCATAGCCCCTGATGCTGCTG GGCGAAATGCGTTGCATCTATCAGCAAAGTTTGGACACTCCCTTTGTCTACAGAAGCTTCTGCAG TTTAATTGTCCAACTGAGAATGTGGATCTGCAAGGCAGGACCGCGCTGCATGATGCAG CCATGTCTGATTGTTGTTCCAGCGTGCAGCTTTTGTGCGATCATGGGGCTTTAGTAAATGCCAAAGATTTG GATGGAAGGACCCCACTAGCATTGGCCACACAAATGTGTCGTCCAGCTATTTGCCAACTTCTGAAAGAGAAAGGAGCAGATATCAATGCCCGAGACAAGCAGCATAA GACTCCGCTGATGCTGGGCTGTGAGTACGGATGCCGTGAAGCTGTGGAAGTCCTGCTGAGAGCAGGGGCTGATGTTACACTGGTCGACACTTTGGGACATGACTGCGCCTATTATAGCAGAATTGGGGATAACCTTGAGATCTTGTCCCTCATCAGGACAGCAGTTGGGAGCTCTCCTCGAG GAGCAGAACCTATAAGGAGCATGGTGTCTTTACGCTCT AAATGGGCAAAGTATAATTCAAAAGAGGAGACCCCAGCAAAGTCAAAGGACCAGTCCCAG GACTTGGAAACTGAGAATGAAGATCTACGGGATAGAGTCAGAAAAGTACAGCAAGAACAGAGAGCGCTGCTGGAAAAAGTGGGAGGCTTACAGCACCAGCTCAGCCAG gaacAGATGATGACCGATGATCTGGAGAATGAG AGAGAGGAGCTAAAATCACTGTTGGAAGCTAAAGAAAAAGAACTTGAGGAGAGCCTGAGAACTATGGAGAACCTGCGTGGGAAACTGAGATATTACGAG CAGAAAAATCACTCCGCTCCAAACAGCCCTTTCAGCAATG GTAAAGAAGACCTAGTAATGAAGCAAAACCTTGTTCTTCATGCTGATCCACAG CTTGCAGCTCACCTGCCGGCCAGGTCTCAGCTGCGACCTCTGGAACTTCCCGGGGAAAATGCTGGCAAGGAACAGGACACCATCCGCAGATATTATGAAATGGCCAGAGAGGAGACTGTGAGGCTGCAGCAAGAGCTTTCAAGGAGATCTTCTGAGTGTGTAACCCTGGCATCAGAGAGGGATCGGAGTAAAGCGGAGTCAGACAAGCAGATCCGTCAGCTCGAAGAAGCACTCCGTGATGTCCAGAAGCGCATGCTGGACTCTGAAAGTAAAGTGAAACAGATGCAAACACATTTCTTGGCACTGAAAGATCACCTAACGAAAGAAGCTCTGAATGGCACCTCTCGGGCAGAGGAATTGCAGGAGCAGCTGCAAGAGATAAAGAGCAAATATGAAGGTGCATCTGCTGAAGTTGGAAAGCTACGCAACCAGCTGCGTCACAATGAGCTTCTGGTGCAGGAGCTGCGGAGGGAAGATGCACGCTTGCGTAAGGAGAATCGCCGCCTCCAGGATGAACTAGCACTGTGTGAGGAAGAAAAGGAACGTGCAGAACGAAGGGCACAGGAGAAGGCAGAGCAACTAGCTCTTGCTGTCACCACAGACAAGTTTGAGAACATGAGATGCCTTCTGACAAATGAAGTAAATGAAAGGTCACGGAGCTTGGAAGAAACTGAGCAGGAACTGACTAAAGTTAGAGATGATCTTGAAAATGCAAATCGAGAAAAGAAGCGATCAGAAGAAAAGTGGGATATGCTCAAAAAAGAATTGGATGAGCTTAAAGTAAAGAACGGCACTCTTAGTCGAGAAGGCGAAAAGCTAAAAACTGAGAAAACTCTGCTGCAAAGGCAAATTGAAGAGTTAAAAGGAGAGATGAGAAGTCAACATATTCCAGCACAATTGCATGCAGAGACCAAGAGAGCCTGCGAGGAAACCATAGCTCTACTAAGCCAAAAATTAGTAGAGTCCGAGGCGAGTCACAGGAAAGCAGAGCAGGAACAAGAGGGGCTGCTGAAGGAGAGGAAAACATTAAAAGAGGGTATGATGCTTCTCCAATCATCCACTACTTCCCGTGAAGAGCATGAGAAAAATATGAAGGATATGCAGATAAGGATCAGAGAACTGGAAAAACAACTAGCAGAAGTGTCAAAGAAACACGAGGAGGAGGCAAAGAGATCAAACTCTCTTCTATCAGAGAATGCTAATTTGAGAGAGAACCACATACCCCTGACTACACATCTGCAGACTTCTGCGTCTCTCACTGCTGAGTTAGAGAAGACTAAAGCGGAGGTGACCACGACCAGGAAACGACTGGAAAGTGAGACAAAGGAGATTACAATGGTTCAACGAGAGCTAGAAAGAAATGTTGCCAAGCAAACCGCACTGCAAGCACAGCTGGACAGGGAGTCTGCACTTAAATCTGACATGCAGAAACAGCTGAAGATTGAGGTTGCAAAGCAGGCGGAATTGCAAGAGAAGCTGAAATGTGAGATTGCAAAGACTGCAGGACTGCGGGATCAAGCAACCAAAGAGGCTACTGCACGAGCAGAATTGCAGACCCATCTGCACAATATCAAAAAACAGTTGAGTTCTGATTTTGTGATGCAAAAAGAACACGAGGAGAAAGTGGCAGAGCTGCAGAAATGTAAAGAACAGATTGAGCAGGAGTATATGCAGGTGCACGCCAGCTATCAGCATGAAAAAGAGGAGGTGAGGCGGCTACAGGTAGCTCTCAAAGAACAGAGCGCAGAATTGGACACATTGCAGCACTGCATTACTGAAAAATATGCTCCTCTTACCAGCATTGAGGAGAAGGAGAAAAAATTCCAGGCAATAAGAAATGAGATGGAGTCTGAGCTGCAGAAACAGCGTCGTGTAACTCAGGCAGCGCAAGATGATCTTTCCAAGCAGCAGCAAGAAACTTTGAATCTTAGGAAAGAACTGGAGATTGCAGAATGTAGCCTTGCTGAGGAACGCATGTCCCGAAAGGGAGAAGGAAGTTCGATGCTTTCTGAATTGGAGCATCTCCGAGGCTGCATAGAGCAGTTTCAGAAGAAAGAGATAGACTTCAAAGAGAAAAATGATGTGTTACAGGAAGAGAACCTCCAGGTCACACGGAAACTCAAGGAAATGCAGGAAAGTCTCGGCTGTCaatacattcccatagagaaaCACAATGAGTTGCAAAGCATATTGAACAACACAAAGACAACTCTAGAGGCTGAACTTCAAGCCAAAGCTTTCCTGAGTGAGAAGATGCAGGAAAAAGTCCAAAACTTGGAAAAAGAATTGGAGaaacagaaagctggctctgtctCCAGCACCCTGCATGCTGAGGAAAAGGAGGCCTGGCAGAGGAGTGCCGCGGCAGCAGAACAGAAATTAAGGGAAAAGGACGAGAAATGGTCGTTGGCTGAGCAGGAAATGAATAAACTCCGTGAGGAATTAAAGAAGGCACATAAAAATCTAGATGAACGGGAGCGTTACAGCAATAGAGAAAAAAACGATTTTAGTGTGGTTAGGATCGCACTAGAACAGAGAGTGGCTCAGCTTGAGGAGGCCAGCAACAGGTTCAGAGAGGACAGCAACCGAGCAGCTAAAGACCTGCAAGAAGCTTTACGGCAGAGCGAGAAATTAAGGCAAAAGAGCAGCGGTCAAGAACAAGAGATCAATAAACTCATGGAGAGGCACAAACAATCGCTGTCTACAATGGAGGGACTAAAGGAGACCATTCAGCGATCAGGTGGAGATCTGGAAAGCAAAGACAAGCAA ATCCGTTCCCTTCTTAATGATGTGGACAGGCTGAAACAGAGTTTGTCCCTGCTCCCTGAGAAGACCCAGTCTGCCGAGGCCCTGCAGAATCAGATCAAATCCCTACAGTGCCAGTTAGAT GACACCCATCGAAGACACCAGGAGATCATTTCTATCTATCGTGCACATCTTCTGAATGCTGTGCAG GGCCACATGGATGCAGATGTACAAGATGCGTTACTACAGATCATACACATGCGACAAGAAATTGTCTGCTGA